A genomic stretch from Hemicordylus capensis ecotype Gifberg chromosome 1, rHemCap1.1.pri, whole genome shotgun sequence includes:
- the NANP gene encoding N-acylneuraminate-9-phosphatase, which yields MGLQGIKAVFFDLDNTLIDTAAAGRRGIEKVINVLQSKHNYDEREALMVCDKVQAKLLKECHDPSKMCITDLRIQHWEEAIQETKGGIINRNLAEECYFLWKTTRLQHLTLADETRGMLSDLRKVVRLLLLTNGDAKTQREKIEACGCQPYFDAVVVGGEQEEEKPASSIFHHCCELLGVQPEDCVMVGDSLDTDIQGGLNAGLKATVWINKTVAAPKDISPVPHYIISSVLDLPRLLQNKRDANLEINKVAGLCTICDNSTEGSIS from the exons atgggGCTGCAGGGGATCAAGGCTGTTTTCTTTGACTTGGATAACACGCTGATCGACACCGCCGCAGCAGGCAGGCGAGGCATTGAGAAG GTGATAAATGTCTTGCAGTCAAAGCATAATTACGATGAAAGAGAAGCTCTCATGGTTTGTGATAAAGTCCAAGCCAAACTCCTCAAAGAATGCCACGATCCTTCTAAGATGTGTATTACTGACCTAAGGATTCAACACTGGGAAGAAGCTATACAAGAAACAAAGGGAGGAATAATTAATCGGAATCTGGCTGAGGAATGTTATTTCCTTTGGAAAACTACCCGTCTGCAACATTTGACTTTGGCAGATGAGACACGTGGGATGCTCAGTGATCTTAGAAAAGTTGTCCGTTTGCTTCTACTAACAAATGGAGATGCAAAGACACAAAGAGAAAAAATTGAAGCTTGTGGGTGCCAGCCAtactttgatgctgttgttgttggAGGAGAGCAGGAAGAAGAGAAACCAGCCTCCTCTATATTCCATCACTGTTGTGAACTGTTAGGGGTTCAGCCTGAGGACTGTGTTATGGTTGGTGACTCCCTAGATACAGACATTCAAGGAGGCCTGAATGCGGGTTTGAAAGCAACCGTTTGGATAAATAAAACAGTAGCAGCTCCCAAAGACATTTCTCCAGTTCCCCACTAtattatttcttctgttcttgaTCTCCCAAGGCTTTTACAGAACAAAAGGGATGCTAACTTGGAGATTAACAAAGTGGCTGGTCTCTGCACTATATGTGATAATTCTACTGAGGGATCTATATCTTAA